The sequence below is a genomic window from Pseudorasbora parva isolate DD20220531a chromosome 4, ASM2467924v1, whole genome shotgun sequence.
AGAGCAAACCGGCAGACAAAGCTGACAACAAACCGGCAGCATTTCTGCAAAGTATGAAACACTTTTGAAAGACTTCTCATTAATACAATAACTTCTGGTAAaagcattatattatattagtgctgtcaaaattagTCCCTTAACACATGAGATTTTTAGCAGAATTAACACAGCATCTGTTTTGGATGTCATCCATATGTTATGTGCGTTTGCATAGGTGTTTCGTCTGTGTCCGGAGGCGATGGCGTCCTGCACTGGAGGTCCAACAGCTTCCCGGGGTTCCTGAAGGGTCTGTCCTACAGTAATAACAGTCTGTACATCCAGCAGGACGGCTACTATTACATCTTCTCCAAGATCACCCACCTGGAGAACTGCAAATTCTTCCAACAGAAAGTCATGCAGTGCTCAGAGAACTACAACAACAAGCCCATCGAGCTGATGCAGAGCTCCAGGTACGCCATCCTTCAACAGAAATCTCTTCAGATCACGTCTGTCAGCACTGAGGTCATGAATGTTTTTACCGTAGGTACATCTGCTGCTCCGATAAACGGCAGCCGTCGGGCGAGCGGGGCGACAGCTACCTGGGCGGCATCTTCCACCTGAATAAAGGAGACAGTGTGTTTGTTAAGGTCAATAACAGCTCCATGGTGCACTATGAGCCATATGAGAACTTTTTCGGGGCCTTCATGGTCTGAATACTGACAAACTTTTGCAAGAAACATAGTTTCACACACAGATTCTCATTACGGATGCACTGATATGAAAAAAATGGCCGATAACCAATAAGTCATTAAATTTGTAAGCCGATAACTGATAGTTCTTTAaatttgaaagccgataaccgataattctttaAATTTGTAAGCCGATAACTGATAGTTCTATAAATTTGAA
It includes:
- the LOC137072705 gene encoding lymphotoxin-alpha — protein: MTDAGESVNKDVKDCSPQVFVVDSQAFPRQVPVRMDVPGLNLIYLLLAVALLGIFIEAGCICHLYSKHTISPDIQNVEHIKQGEMDKLSSSSHVFNEILPGITPKGESKPADKADNKPAAFLQSVSSVSGGDGVLHWRSNSFPGFLKGLSYSNNSLYIQQDGYYYIFSKITHLENCKFFQQKVMQCSENYNNKPIELMQSSRYICCSDKRQPSGERGDSYLGGIFHLNKGDSVFVKVNNSSMVHYEPYENFFGAFMV